The following is a genomic window from Vibrio sinaloensis.
ACCAAAAGCTGTCTCTAGCACTTCTACAAGATAATGGTTCTCAAAAAGTAGATACAACTGACGTTAACTACAAACTTACTGATGCAGCGGCAGCTTCAATTAAAGCATGTAACGGCAACCCAGGTTGTATTGCAGCTATCGAAGGTGCTTCGGGCAGCTATGTAGCGGATGGCTTCAAAACTAAAGACGAGGAAGTTAACGGATTTATCTTTGACGCACGTCTGGCAAACATCGGCCTATGGGAAGATGCGTCGTTAGAGCTTGCTTTGGCTTACAACTTTGCCGCTGAATCAAACGGTCAAACAGCAAAAGCGGATGATGGTCTTCTAGCAACTGCTGTGCTGCACCAAGGAATGAGCAACGGTTTCAACCAAACAGTTCTTCAATACGGTACAAATGGTTATGGTGTTCAAGCGGCGAACTTCTGGGGAGCTGGCGCATACTATGATCGCTCTGGCGACCAAAATGGTGCCAAAGGTTATCGTGTAATCAACTGGGGTGTGATGAACCTAGGCGAAAGCTGGGAAATGGGTCATCAGTTGGCTTACCTAGCAGGTGCTGATATTGGCACTAGCAAACTAGATATCGATCAGTACTCGGTAGTTGCTCGTCCAATGTATAAGTGGAACGACACTATGCGTACTATCTTCGAAGCGGGTTACAACGCTGGTGAGAAAATCAACAAAGCAGGCACTGCTGTAGAAGACTTCGGTAACACCAAGTTTACTGTTGCTCAAGCATGGGCGATGGGTGACAGCTTCTGGGCGCGTCCTGAAATCCGTGTATACGGTTCTTATATCTCTGACCTAGAGAACAAAGATGCGTTCGGTACAGGCAAAGATAACGAGTTCGTTGCAGGTATCCAAGTAGAAGCTTGGTGGTAATAGATAACTAACTGTCCAAGTTATTTAGTCCTATAATTGGTAGCCGGCTTCAGCCGGCTATTTTCCTAAGCGCTTTTGAACACCATAAACACCGTCTAATATTGCTAAATCAGAAGCCTTTAGAAAAATAAAATAAGGACAATATATGTATTTTCGCTCCCTCCTTTTAAGCGGTTGTGTTGCCTTAGTTGGCTGCCAAAGCGCACCTACCCCCGAATATGTACAGGAGTCTCAAG
Proteins encoded in this region:
- the lamB gene encoding maltoporin LamB, coding for MKKVSVIAAAVAATLAAGSAFAVDFNGYMRAGTGISANSGSDVSVNKNGIGRLGNENDNYSEFGFAEELKTGEQTWRLESMIAAGRDGKKGWEDGDVNIAQFAVKAKGVLAFDRDATLWAGKTYYQRKDIHITDFYFLNTSGTGGGIENISLGNQKLSLALLQDNGSQKVDTTDVNYKLTDAAAASIKACNGNPGCIAAIEGASGSYVADGFKTKDEEVNGFIFDARLANIGLWEDASLELALAYNFAAESNGQTAKADDGLLATAVLHQGMSNGFNQTVLQYGTNGYGVQAANFWGAGAYYDRSGDQNGAKGYRVINWGVMNLGESWEMGHQLAYLAGADIGTSKLDIDQYSVVARPMYKWNDTMRTIFEAGYNAGEKINKAGTAVEDFGNTKFTVAQAWAMGDSFWARPEIRVYGSYISDLENKDAFGTGKDNEFVAGIQVEAWW